In the genome of Agromyces sp. Leaf222, one region contains:
- a CDS encoding cyclase family protein has product MTEYRARFDADVEFANGGGLRADAFRLDLPAADLTEAEIAELLVRHLGLTLVGSVRLSNLEVVEEVHRGSRGVTAPTTPAASGRGELVDLSHPIRAGLVTYPGIPAPVITPHLTREASRGMYAPGTEFEIDIIAMAGNTGTYLDSPFHRYAEGGDLASLELETLVGLPAEVFRLTDAASRGIPAEVFFDRDLTGTAVLLHTGFDRYFGTPEYGHGSPFLTEAGARHLVGAGVALVGIDALNIDDTESGGERPAHSLLLEAGIHVVEHLTGLERVPVRGARFTAAPPRVEGFGTFPVRAFAEVPTAE; this is encoded by the coding sequence ATGACAGAGTACCGCGCCCGTTTCGACGCCGACGTCGAGTTCGCGAACGGGGGAGGATTGCGCGCCGACGCATTCCGCCTCGACCTGCCGGCGGCCGACCTGACCGAGGCCGAGATCGCCGAGCTGCTCGTGCGCCACCTCGGGCTCACGCTCGTCGGCAGCGTGCGCCTCTCGAACCTCGAGGTCGTCGAGGAGGTGCACCGCGGATCGCGCGGCGTGACAGCCCCGACGACGCCCGCAGCATCGGGCCGCGGCGAGCTCGTCGACCTCAGCCACCCGATCCGCGCCGGACTCGTGACCTACCCCGGAATCCCCGCACCCGTCATCACGCCGCACCTCACGCGCGAGGCTTCCCGCGGCATGTACGCGCCGGGCACCGAGTTCGAGATCGACATCATCGCGATGGCCGGCAACACGGGCACCTACCTCGACAGCCCGTTCCACAGATACGCCGAGGGGGGCGACCTGGCGAGCCTCGAACTCGAGACCCTCGTCGGCCTGCCCGCCGAGGTGTTCCGGCTGACGGATGCGGCGAGCCGCGGCATCCCGGCCGAGGTGTTCTTCGACCGCGACCTCACCGGCACCGCGGTGCTGCTGCACACCGGATTCGACCGCTACTTCGGCACCCCCGAGTACGGGCACGGGTCGCCCTTCCTCACCGAGGCGGGCGCCAGGCACCTCGTCGGCGCCGGGGTCGCCCTCGTCGGCATCGACGCACTGAACATCGACGACACCGAATCGGGCGGCGAGCGGCCGGCGCACTCGCTGCTGCTCGAGGCGGGCATCCACGTGGTCGAGCACCTCACCGGCCTCGAGCGGGTTCCCGTGCGCGGCGCGCGCTTCACCGCCGCACCGC